TCCTGATGGGTGTGAGATGGACCTCGTTGTAGTTTCGAtctacatttccctaatgactagtgatgctgaacatcttttcctgtGATTCTTGGTCATTTGTAGACCTCCTTTTTATACAAATGTCTATTaagtcctttgcctgtttttaaattgtattagtatttttgttgttgagttgtaggagttctttgtgtattctggGTGTTAACCCCTCTCAGGTACgcagtttgtaaatattttctcccattgtgtaggttgcctttttactctgttgactgtttcctttgctgtgcagaatgtTTTTTGAGTCTCACAGCTTGTGTTTTTGTTACCTGTACCCAGGTCATTTGAATGGATTTCAGGAAATTTGAGTGCCCCCTTGAAATTAAATATAAGTCTTTTTCTGTGCGCATGTGTGTCTGTGCGTTTTTCTGGAGTGAGAGTCCATGACCTGTTGCATTCTGCCACGGTTTAAGAGAGGTTGTCTGTAGGGACTGTGGGTTTTGAAAGTGTCACCTAAAACTTGGCATGTTAGCAGTGCCCCAGGACTGTCTTCTTCAGCCATACTTTCTCTtttaccccctccctcccctgctatAGGAACCTGTCTCTGCCGTCCTGTTCTTTGCAGCTCTGGTGCCTAGCCCCGGCGCCTGGCACAGGGCGTGTCAGTGGAAGGAAACCTCACGTGTGTGTCTTCCTCTCCAACCTGACGTGACTTCTGGGACTGATGGCAAATGCAGCCTCGACCTGACCCTCGCTCGGGACCTTCTTGCTCTTCTTCCAGCCTTTCCACTTTGTTGGGGTGCTCCCTGCCATGTTTTGCTCACCTCTGACCTGTGCAGGCCCACCTCTATTCCTTCTCCAGGACCTTCTCCCTGATGTGCCGGAGTCTCCCTCTTCCCATCAGCATCAGCAGCCTCCCCTTTGCGCCTCTCTCGGGGAGGCTTCCTCCCCAGACTTAATCGCTTCCCACCGCCCCACACTGTCTCCCTCTACCCCCGGCCTGGGTTTCCCCTCCTGGGTCTCTGCAGTGGTTTTGCCTCTGGTTCTCCCTCATCACCTACTTCAGAGCCAGTCTCCACCCCTCACCCACTTCCCATCACAGACCATCCTCTGACAGCCAGGTGTGCCCTTCAGCATCCCCAGCTCTGGCCCACTGTGCTCCCCGGCCGGTCTGGCCTGCTCCTTGCTGCTCAGCGCATCCATCCGGCTCTTGCTTCTCTATCCTTGTTCACAGCGATCTCTCCTCTTGGAGGCCCCTTTTgcccttcctgctccccacttTTCTCTGCGCCAAGATGCCTAAATTCTCTGTCCTGCGAGTCCTCCAGAAACAGCCTCGCTGCCCCTGGTAGCGTTTGCACAGGGCTTTCCCGTGTTTTCCTAGGACTTCAGCGTGTTCTGTCTTCATCTTCCCAACCATCTTGAGGTAGCAGCCGTCTTCCTCCCTCCTGTTCGCCTCTCGGTTGCTGGCCTCAGGCTTTAGCAGATCTTttttaagtatttgctgaatgaccGATGACTCTTTGCCTTCAGTGTTTTTTATTTGAACACAAATGTTTGTGCCATGTTACAGACTTTTTCAGTTATCAGCGGAGTGTATATCCCAGCTTATTTGAAGACACTGTAACTCAGTTTAATAAAAATTGGTGGTGTATTTCCCCGGGTTTCCCGGTGCTAGGAGGTGTGTAAGGAGGAGAGTGAGCGAGCCCTGGCCTGTCCACGGGGATGTACAGTCTAATGCACCAATTCTCACACTTTGTGGTCTCAGGACCCATTTACCCTCTTAAAAATGATGAGAACCCCGAAGAGCTTTTGTTAAtgtgggttatttatttattaatattactataatagaatttttaaaatattttaaattcatttaaaaattactagaaACCCACTACATATTAACAtaagtaacattttttattgagaaataactacctcttccaaaatgaaaatgatgaGTAGGAAAATGGCATCCCTTTatgtttttgtaaatgttttttgTGTCTGGTTCATCAGAAGAGACCTGGATTTTCACATATGCTTCTATATTCATTCTATTGTGATGTTGTTTTGGAGGAGCTTTATGAGGAAAACCTGGCCTCATAAATACGCagctgggaaagggaggaggaatattttaatagccttttcagattattGTGGATATTCTGCTGCTGCACCACCAGAACTCAACAGGTGGCAGTTGCTTGAGGGTTAGTTGCAAAGTGGAATCTGAAACTGTATCAGTGAACTCTTCATACTGCTACATTAAAATTCATTACTCTTTCTCGCCCCTCCGATAGCTCATGCATACTGTTGTAACATCATacattggtcatttggaaaatactggcTAACTGAGTTATACAGATTTTCCAAATATGAGCACAAAACATtacacaatgttaaaaaaaaattgcctttgtTAACACCATGACCAGTGTGTCCTCAGAAAAGTCTTTAACTATTGGGAAGCTGTCTAGTTCGTGGTGGCTACtataagttttccaaaattctaatttttggttgaaaatttgaatttcatcatCTGCAACAAgtgctttatttttctggaaGGGACAGGCTCACTAGTTTCATCTTTGAGAAAATGTGCCAATACCCATGTTTTTTTATTGTCAGTCATTCTTCCAAGTAAAATGATGTTCTATGGAAACGTGGCCAGTTTAGCTCACAGCTCGGTCACAGGAGTGCTTTTCCTTCAGATAGCCATCGTCCTTTGGCGTACAGCTGAGGTAGTTAATGCatgcttcctattttgtcatgCAGAATATTAAAAGGATGTGTACTCAAAGGTCaaagttttaataaaattcacaatttttagTGCTTTATCAACGTTTTTAAGTGAAACTGATGATCTTTTTAAGGAGCGTGTGGCCAGGAATAGCCCACTGACTCCCAGGGCACTTTGGAGCCCCTGCACTGACAGGTGCCAATAGTTTCACCCACCCGTGCAAATGCCAGTGCAGTGAAAAAGGCAGGTAACGTCTTCGTAGTATTCTGAAGATAGTTTGATCTCCCTGGAAAGGTTTGGGGACCCCAGAGTCCTTGGCCTGTGCTTTGATAGCCGCCAGAGAGATGCAGCTACAGCATCGACTTACAGATCTGGGCTCAGTTTATGCCCCACTGCCTTTCTCAGGTCTTCTCTCAGATGTGAGGCTGTGCCTGGCCTCTGCTTTTCGAATTAGCCCTCCTTTCCCCCACCTCACGGCTGGCCTGGCCcgcctttatttttctccatttccctTGTCACCATCCAACCTGCCCTATTGCTCTTCATCTTGTCTCCCTCcccactaaaatgtaagctcaAGATAGCAGAGATTCGTGCGTGTTGTTTACTGCTGTCGCTGGCACTTGGAGGGGTACCCGGCACCCGGAAGTAGTAGCTGGAGTGTATCTGAGTGAACGAATGGCCAATGGGCAGTGCCCGGGCCGGCCCTCCCACAGCTCCTGACAGCAGAGCAGCTCACAGCCTCTGACCTGTTCCCCATGGGGTCCTGGCCATGCTGACTCCTCTGTGTTCTCCCCGGCTCTTCAGCCAGTGCTGCCCCACACCGCTGTGTGCCTAGTGTGTGGCGAGGcggggaaagaggacacagtggaagaggaagaagggaagttTAACCTCATGCTCATGGAGTGCTCCATCTGCAACGAAATCATCCACCCTGGATGCCTTAAGGTGAGCAGCCTTGGGGGCATCTGAGTGCTGCTCGGTGCCTCACCCAGGGCCTCTGGTGGTGCTGATGCTGGCAGGGGTTGGGAGGCAGGGGGAGTGAGGCTAGGTTCCTTCCCTGGAGGACCTCTGAGTCGGGGGGATTCTGAGTGTCAGAAGATGAGCAGAGGGCAAGAGGGTCTGAAGTCGCTCAGAccttccacccatgtctttgagGCAATGAACACACTCTCCACCTCCCTGGACCTCAGAACCACAGAGTCCCCAGAGTCTTGCACCTGGACCAGGGGAGGGTGGATCCCGTAGCAGCAGGTGGTTGCATTCCTATCCTGTGTGCCAggaacctgttcccttggtgtgCCCAGGCAGGACTGCCTTCTCCTGGGGACCGCCATGCTGGGCCCCCCTGTCGTAGGCAGCAGGTTCCACCTTTGAAAGGAAGAGACTGCTCTGGGCTGGCACACACCTCATACCTTCTGTCCTAAGACAAGGTCATCATCCCTGGCACCTCCCTTCAGCCCAGCTGTCAtcctgtgtgtatctgtgttttGAGAGATCAGAGGCTCTGAGGTGTCTGTCCCCTTCCCTCAGTGGTGGCGGGGTTTGTTTTGACTCACCCtatcccccaaacacacacacctgccacTCTGAGAAGGGgttctgtgatttttctcttgacCCCTGTCATCTCTCTTTCCCAGATCAGAAGCTCCGGGAAGGCAGGGACAGCATGTTTGACTTGCTGATGCCAGGCACCCAGTACGGTGCTTATTAAATGACTGTAGTTTATGGATCCTTGCTGGGTACCAGGCCCTGAGCTAATTGCTTTACATAAATCCAATGAGACAGGCACACCCCACTTCATGGTGGAGGGCGCTGGCCCGTAGACACGGAGGGATTTGCCAGGAATCCCcgagctaggaagaggcaagatCAGGATTGGAACCCTGACCCGAATCCAGAGCCACCTGTCTTAATCTCCCTTGTGTTCTGTTGGGCAAAGGTGGTGTGGAAATGGCGTTTGGGAGGGGTTGTTGATGCTCCCAGCAGGCCTGGCCTTGTCCACCCCCTCCCTGCTTGCTGACTGGTGTGTGTCCCTCGCAGATTAAAGAGTCAGAGGGCGTGGTCAACGATGAGCTTCCCAACTGCTGGGAGTGTCCAAAGTGTAACCACGCCGGCAAGACCGGGAAAGTGAGTGCCGGGCTCCAAGTCCCCGGGGTCAGCTCGGGGCGGGGTGCCCCTTGGCCTTGCCAAACCCAGCCTGTCCCTGCGATGGCGATGTCGGCTTGGGGGGGTCCTGGGGACTCGGGGGCAAGTCCAAAGATATACAGTTCTCGTGTTCCTTCTCTGTTTTTGGCCTACAAGCAAAAGCGTGGCCCTGGCTTTAAGTACGCCTCCAACCTGCCCGGCTCCCTGCTCAAGGAGCAGAAGATGAACCGGGACAACAAGGAAGGACAAGAGCCTGCCAAGCGGAGGAGTGAGTGTGAGGAGGCACCGCGGCGCAGGTCAGACGAGCACCCCAAGAAGGTGCCCCCTGACGGCATCCTGCGCCGAAAGTCGGACGATGTGCACCTGAGGAGGAAGCGGAAATATGAGAAGCCCCAGGAGCTGAGTGGCCGCAAGCGAGTACGGACTGGGAGCGGTGGGCCGCGAGGGGTGCCTGGCTGGTCCTGGTTGCAGGGGGCGGGGGCGTGGGCAGGCGGCTGGGAGAACTCTGGAGCTTGGCCTCTGGCTGCCCTGAGCAGATCACATTAAGTCCCGAGAGCCCGGcccaggagaaaggaggggaaaaccaGCAAGTCattcctcttcccacccctttagGCCTCGACGCTTCAAACGTCCCCGGGTTCCTCCTCTCACCTCTCGCCGAGGCCCCCTCTAGGCAGCAGCCTCAGCCCCTGGTGGAGATCCAGTCTCACTTACTTCCAGCAGCAGGTGCTCCCACGTCGCCCCGCCCTCCCGAGGCCCCCAAGGACTTGCGAGTCCCgggccacccccccacccctgccccactggCTCTTGAACCCATTGCCGCAGACCTCCGAGGCACCTGTTCGCCGTAGCTTCCCAGGCCTCAGTCCCGGGGCGCTGGCTCGTGGTTCTGACGTGGGGCCTGGGAAGCTGAAGCTGCCGCGGGGAAGCCCTGCTGATCTGGGGAACCTCGGAGGATCCTGGCGGCCCCGCTCCGCCCACCGGCCCTTCCAGCATCAGCCACGAGGTGGCGCCTGGTTGTCTTCTCCCAGCTCCAGCCACTAAGGCTCATCTGCGAATGCTGCAGACCGAGCCCCGGGGACTGGCTCCCAGAGAGCCCAGTCTAGCCTAAGTGGGCGACTGCACATCTCTGGGTCTGTCCAGGGGTGGGAGGTCCATTGGGTGGGGACAGGCCAACCACCCTCCGCCACTTCCAGCTTCTTCCTTaaaaccagcaggcagggccCACCCATCTGTCAGCATGGAAGAGGTGGAATTTGTTGGGAAGGTGACCCCACCAGCCTCTCCTCTGAAGACTGTGGACTCGTGGTGGGGTTGGATGTAGAGGGAACCAAACCCCACAAACCCTGGGAGCAAGCTCTGTATCCTTTCTTTCCTGTGACAGCTAAAACCTGGCAAAGAAGATAAGCTTTTCAGGAAAAAGGTACCATCTCCCTCCTCGCCCCAGGCCCACTCCTGGGGCAGTGGGGCGGAGGGTGGGGAGGCCTGGGTGGGCCCATCCCTGAGCCAGGGGCTTACCCACCtgtgctcccctcctccctcagaggcGGTCCTGGAAGAACGCCGAGGACCGGATGGCTCTTGCCAACAAGCCTCTCAGGCGGTTCAAGCAGGAGCCGGAGGACGACCTGCCCGAGGTGCCCCCCAAGACCCGGGAGAGCGACCACTCCCGCTCCAGCTCCCCCACCGCGGGGCCCAGCACCGAGGGGGCGGAGGGCCCCGAGGAGAAGAAGAAGGTGAAGATGCGCCGGAAGCGGCGGCTTCCCAACAAGGAGCTGAGCAAGGAGCTGAGCAAGGAGCTCAACCAGGAGATCCAGAAGACGGAGAGCAGCCTGGCCAACGAGAACCACCAGCCCATCAAGTCGGAGCCCGAGAGCGAGAACGAGGAGCCCAAGCGGCCCCTGGGCCTCTGCGAGCGCCCCCACCGCTTCAGCAAGGGGCTCAACGGCACCCCCCGGGAGCTGCGGCACCAGCTGGGGCCGGGCCTGCGCAGCCCGCCCAGGGTCATCTCCCGGCCCCCTCCCTCCGTGTCCCCGCCCAAGTGCATCCAGATGGAGCGACACGTGATCCGGCCGCCCCCCATCAGCCCCCCGCCCGACTCGCTGCCCCTGGATGATGGGGCGGCCCACGTCATGCACAGGGAGGTGTGGATGGCCGTCTTCAGCTACCTCAGCCACCAAGACCTGTGTGTCTGCATGCGGGTCTGCAGGACCTGGAACCGCTGGTGAGGGGGCGCTGGCTGAGCTGGGAAGTGGAGGCAGCAGGCGCCTGGCCCTGGGTTGGACCGCAGGCTAAGGCTTAGGCTAGACCAGGGATGGCATATGTGTCCCCACCTGAGTCACTCGTGATGCTCCTTTCTAAGCCCAGTCCTGCTTAAGTATCCTTCTCAAAGAGTTCTAGGCAGCTTCAGCAGTCCGGTCAGTGTGGTCCTGTCGTCGAAGAGGTGAACCCTATTTGCTTTCCTGTTTTAGCTCCTTGGGAAGTGAACTAAGGACCAGGTGGGAAGTGAACTAAGGACCAGGTGGAGTCCTTGTCCTTCAAGTTGAGTTAGCCCAGGTTAAGAGTGAGTGTGCTGGTTACTGATCTTAATCCCTGCTTTGATAGTTCCCAGCTTTCTGACCTTCATTTGGGAACAGGCGTGGTGCCTGCCTTGCAGGGTTGTTTTGAGATGTGGCCTGCGGAGGGTGTAATAAAGCCCCGGTAAACACTTTGTGGAGAACAGATGCTGGTGCTTTCCTGGGGCGCGGGGGTGCTGTAGCATTCAGAGCAGAGACACCCAGATATGAACAAGACAAACGAAACAAGGTCCAGAGGGCGAAGTTAAGGAGCCTCCCCTTGGGCTTGGTAGGTGGGGGACTGACCACAGCCAACAGGGGCTCCCCAAGTGATCCCCCAACTCTGATGTTGCCCCCTTCACTGGGCCTGGCCCCCAGGTGCTGCGATAAGCGGTTATGGACCCGCATCGACCTGAACCACTGCAAGTCCATCACACCCCTGATGCTGAGTGGCATCATCCGGCGACAGCCTGTCTCCCTGGACCTCAGCTGGACCAATATCTCCAAGAAACAGCTGAGCTGGCTCATCAACCGGTTGCCTGGTGAGCCCTGGGCCAGGTACCCCCAGTGTGCAGTAACGGGGGCTGGGGTGTGTCACCTGACCTGCCGCCCCACCCCCTTGTCCCCCCAGGGCTCCGAGACTTGGTGCTGTCGGGCTGCTCGTGGATCGCAGTCTCAGCCCTCTGTAGCTCCAGTTGTCCGCTGCTCCGGACCCTGGATGTCCAGTGGGTGGAAGGACTAAAGGATGCTCAGATGCGGGATCTCCTGTCCCCGCCTACAGATAACAGGCCTGGTGAGTGGCCGGACCGGAAGTGTGCCCAAGGGGGTCACATGGAGGTGGTGTGACCAAGCTGTGCTGTTGGGTCTGGTTTTCACCACAGACCCCATCTGACACTCACATCCTTGAGGCTTCTCTGGCCTCAGCCCTTCTCCAGAGGATGCAGAGCTGAGTCCCAGCGGCTGTTCTCGGCAGCCTTGGGCACAGACGGGATCTGTGAGAGGGCAGAGCTCCCTCTGCACACCCAGGACACCATTCTGGGAGCCCTGCGTGCATGTGACTGCTTCTCTGTTAATTTATCCTTCAGGGTCAGCATGGCCAGACAGGGCCTCACAGGGTAGAGACCTCCTTAgttgggttgcaggggtcactgcTTCCCGCCAGTTGCTTAAATGAGGAAACCGTGGTGACCCAGAGGTGCTGTGCTGTCTCTGCCCCAGTTGGCTGAGCACTGCTGGGTGGAATGCAGGCTCTGTATTTCTAGATCTTCTGACTATAAAGAATCTGGAAGTGATGTGgaatcttttgatttttaaatgttggaacCAGTTCTATCTTATGGGGGAAATACTTAATGGCTAAATGAAACCGAGGTGTTCTGTCTGGCTGGTAGGCCTTTTAGGGTGTCATGTCAGGGTGACATCTTGCctttctcctcctgccccctcaggTCAAATGGACAATCGGAGTAAGCTCCGGAACATTGTGGAGCTGCGTCTGGCTGGCCTGGACATCACAGACGCCTCCCTGCGGCTCATCATTCGCCACATGCCCCTGCTCTCCAAGCTCCACCTTAGTTACTGTAACCATGTCACTGACCAGTCCATCAACCTGCTCACCGCTGTGGGCACCACCACCCGAGACTCCTTAACCGAAATCAACCTGTCAGGTCAGTCGGGGGCACCCATCAGAGTCTGCCCAGGACCCAGTGGGATGGGCTGAGAATTTCACATTTGTTGGGAAATACTCGTGTGCCTGTTAACAGGGTTGCAGTGTTAAGTACTGTGACATACCAGCAAACAAGACAGACACACAGCCTAGTCTAGAGGGGAAACGTACATTAAACAAGCATTATTAGGTATTTAATAATTGCTGCCCCCAAAATAGTGCTAGTAGCAGTGAGAGCCTGTAGCAGTGGTTCTTGACCCAAAGTATGGGCTAGAAAAGCTTCCCTTGGGTGGTGTGGGCACGCTGGTGCCTGGCAGCAGGGGGTGTGGGAGCGGCTGGAGGTGAGGCCAGGCCAGCCCAGTGGAGTGAGTGGCTTGGTTTCTGCCACTGTCGTCACTTCCATGTCCGTCTCCTGACCCTGCTGTCCGGGGGCCTGTTGTTGAAAACAAGAAAACCCCACAGCTGGTGCTGTTATTAAAGCTCTGTGTCTGCACACACACTGCggaaccctccctccctccacttaCGGATGGGCTGACGTTGGCTCCTGAGGACTTGGGGCACAGCCGGCGGGGAGGCGGGCAGAGAGAGGCCACACACGCTGCCCACCCGCAGCCCAGCTAACCCACTTCTGGGCTGATCACTTAGGGTGGTCAGATTGGGTGTGTAAGATTTGAATgagactgaaaacagaaaaagagaaaaactgttttctccagaaatttCCAGGTAACACACGATGCCTTCACCTCATTCAAACTGCATTTTGACACGATCTGCTCTGATGTTTTGCTGCATCAGGATTCACATGCTGTTTAGCTGTCGGCCTCTCTTCATCCCACATTCATCCCCGAAAAGCGCCCTCCTGTCACCAGGGCTGCGGCTGAGCGGGAGGGGGTCTGGGTGGTGTGAGCTCATGCTGCCCCTGTGCCTAGGGAGCCTGCCTCCCCCGCGGGGAGCTTTGGTGGCGGGTGGCCGCACCCCTTGGAGGCAGAGAACAGAGAGCCACACCAAGATGGCTTTCACCTAGGACCTGGCTCCAGGCTCAGCTCTGGGTCTTGGATTGATGCTGGGCGTGCCCCGTGGAGAAGGGCCGGGCAGTAATGCACTGTCTTCATTTATTCTAATTTAGTTCCTGCGTGTGTGTGGCAGAGATCCCAGTGGGAATCCCCATGCCCTGCGGCTCAGTCCATGGCATGTTTGTATACATCGTCTTTTGTACTTTGTTTCCCACCACGATCCATTCTGCCCCTCCTTTCATCTCAGGACCTACAGATCTCTGCATTTGTGTTCAGAGCTGTGACGCACAGGAAGAGACTCCAGACCCAGTCCCTCCTAGGTTCCTTTCTTGTTAAAATGTTCTCCTGTCCTGTCAGTATAACTAGTTAAGTTTCTGCCACAAAACGGGTGACACTTAACACGTGTCCAGATGCTTCATGTGGTTGGGGGATCGGGTCTGGTGACGCGGTGAGGCCTTGGTTGTCCAGCTTTTGATCCTCAGGCTGGGTTTTATATAGAAACACTAGTTGGGTGCTCAAGGTGGCCCTTTCCCCTCCTGATTCTCACCTGGAGGCAGCGACCTTCCACTCTTTCCGACAGCAAGCCCACAATACTACttcttggatttctttttctgtttttcctcttcagACACTGTCTGTTACTCTGCCATGTTGAACGCAAGGATTACTCTTCATACCTTCTCTCACTCCCCCCTTTTCTCCCTCCGTCTTCCCAGTTTGTGGTTGAGCCACTGTTGTTTACCTGATTACGGCCATGGAAGTATTGTTCTCTGTTGAGCCAAAGTATGTATTATGAGTATGTTTCCTTCATTgcacaattttttgttttgttttccctggagttagtaattgcttcatttttgtttGCTTAGTTTCTGAACAGTAGTCTCCTGAGTACTGTCCTTTCCCCACACAAACTTATCAGGTCCCCGACCAGTCTTTGTAGGAAACCAGCCTCCTGGGCTCCTttgcctcctgccccacccccatttGAACTTGGCCATTTCTGCCTGCGGCACAGCTGCGGTCCTGGGACTTACCTGGTCTCTGTCTTGTGCAGGGGCCTCTCTTTCTTTGGTCCTGTAGCTTCTTTCTTGGCttatatatttgcttatttgGTGGAGGACGTCTTCCAGACCTTGTCCATCTGAAAATGGTTTTATAATAGCTCACGTTTAATTGATAGCTGGTTATAGAGTCCATATTTGGGAACTGTGTTGTTTCATAAAGTGGGAGGCACTGCTCATCTGTCTTCTGCCTGCCAGAGCTCACGTCCAAAATGATTTGATTCCTAATCCTTTAATGAGTAATCTCTCTTTGGAAGCTTGTGGGACATGTTGCCTCTAAGTTTTCTGCAGGTATTGATGAGGAAGTTTGAGTCTTGGTTTGAGTCTGCTTTCATCTACCACCTTGAACATTCATGAGCAAACATTCTTTCACTCTCTCAATTTGTAAATGTGTGTCCTTCAGTTCTGGGAAAGCcccttgaattattttatttccttcccttctgttttctttctttactaaGCCCTCTGCTGCCTTTACTCTTTTTCTCCTATTTCCCACCTCTGTGTCTTTTTGCtctattttctagttttcctcCACTT
The genomic region above belongs to Camelus bactrianus isolate YW-2024 breed Bactrian camel chromosome 32, ASM4877302v1, whole genome shotgun sequence and contains:
- the KDM2B gene encoding lysine-specific demethylase 2B isoform X7, which produces MASTLLENGCEGVPEHLPVERRYCLMSVKGCFTDFHIDFGGTSVWYHVFRGGKIFWLIPPTLHNLALYEEWVLSGKQSDIFLGDRVERCQRIELKQGYTFFIPSGWIHAVYTPVDSLVFGGNILHSFNVPMQLRIYEIEDRTRVQPKFRYPFYYEMCWYVLERYVYCVTQRSHLTQEYQRESMLIDAPRKPSVDGFSSDSWLEMEEESCEQQPQEEEKEEEEEEEEEGADKTPKPPTDGPASPTSTPSEDQEAPGKKPKAPAMRFLKRTLSNESEDSVKSTTMPADYPKTPTGSPATEVSAKWTHLTEFELKGLKALVEKLESLPENKKCVPEGIEDPQALLEGVKNVLKEHADDDPSLAITGVPVVTWPKKTPKNRAVGRPKGKLGPASAVKLAANRTTAGARRRRTRCRKCEACLRTECGECHFCKDMKKFGGPGRMKQSCIMRQCIAPVLPHTAVCLVCGEAGKEDTVEEEEGKFNLMLMECSICNEIIHPGCLKIKESEGVVNDELPNCWECPKCNHAGKTGKAYKQKRGPGFKYASNLPGSLLKEQKMNRDNKEGQEPAKRRSECEEAPRRRSDEHPKKVPPDGILRRKSDDVHLRRKRKYEKPQELSGRKRASTLQTSPGSSSHLSPRPPLGSSLSPWWRSSLTYFQQQLKPGKEDKLFRKKRRSWKNAEDRMALANKPLRRFKQEPEDDLPEVPPKTRESDHSRSSSPTAGPSTEGAEGPEEKKKVKMRRKRRLPNKELSKELSKELNQEIQKTESSLANENHQPIKSEPESENEEPKRPLGLCERPHRFSKGLNGTPRELRHQLGPGLRSPPRVISRPPPSVSPPKCIQMERHVIRPPPISPPPDSLPLDDGAAHVMHREVWMAVFSYLSHQDLCVCMRVCRTWNRWCCDKRLWTRIDLNHCKSITPLMLSGIIRRQPVSLDLSWTNISKKQLSWLINRLPGLRDLVLSGCSWIAVSALCSSSCPLLRTLDVQWVEGLKDAQMRDLLSPPTDNRPGQMDNRSKLRNIVELRLAGLDITDASLRLIIRHMPLLSKLHLSYCNHVTDQSINLLTAVGTTTRDSLTEINLSDCNKVTDQCLSFFKRCGNICHIDLRYCKQVTKEGCEQFIAEMSVSVQFGQVEEKLLQKLS
- the KDM2B gene encoding lysine-specific demethylase 2B isoform X9, yielding MAMSVSAEDDDYESEPDQNRAVGRPKGKLGPASAVKLAANRTTAGARRRRTRCRKCEACLRTECGECHFCKDMKKFGGPGRMKQSCIMRQCIAPVLPHTAVCLVCGEAGKEDTVEEEEGKFNLMLMECSICNEIIHPGCLKIKESEGVVNDELPNCWECPKCNHAGKTGKQKRGPGFKYASNLPGSLLKEQKMNRDNKEGQEPAKRRSECEEAPRRRSDEHPKKVPPDGILRRKSDDVHLRRKRKYEKPQELSGRKRASTLQTSPGSSSHLSPRPPLGSSLSPWWRSSLTYFQQQLKPGKEDKLFRKKRRSWKNAEDRMALANKPLRRFKQEPEDDLPEVPPKTRESDHSRSSSPTAGPSTEGAEGPEEKKKVKMRRKRRLPNKELSKELSKELNQEIQKTESSLANENHQPIKSEPESENEEPKRPLGLCERPHRFSKGLNGTPRELRHQLGPGLRSPPRVISRPPPSVSPPKCIQMERHVIRPPPISPPPDSLPLDDGAAHVMHREVWMAVFSYLSHQDLCVCMRVCRTWNRWCCDKRLWTRIDLNHCKSITPLMLSGIIRRQPVSLDLSWTNISKKQLSWLINRLPGLRDLVLSGCSWIAVSALCSSSCPLLRTLDVQWVEGLKDAQMRDLLSPPTDNRPGQMDNRSKLRNIVELRLAGLDITDASLRLIIRHMPLLSKLHLSYCNHVTDQSINLLTAVGTTTRDSLTEINLSDCNKVTDQCLSFFKRCGNICHIDLRYCKQVTKEGCEQFIAEMSVSVQFGQVEEKLLQKLS
- the KDM2B gene encoding lysine-specific demethylase 2B isoform X8; amino-acid sequence: MSVKGCFTDFHIDFGGTSVWYHVFRGGKIFWLIPPTLHNLALYEEWVLSGKQSDIFLGDRVERCQRIELKQGYTFFIPSGWIHAVYTPVDSLVFGGNILHSFNVPMQLRIYEIEDRTRVQPKFRYPFYYEMCWYVLERYVYCVTQRSHLTQEYQRESMLIDAPRKPSVDGFSSDSWLEMEEESCEQQPQEEEKEEEEEEEEEGADKTPKPPTDGPASPTSTPSEDQEAPGKKPKAPAMRFLKRTLSNESEDSVKSTTMPADYPKTPTGSPATEVSAKWTHLTEFELKGLKALVEKLESLPENKKCVPEGIEDPQALLEGVKNVLKEHADDDPSLAITGVPVVTWPKKTPKNRAVGRPKGKLGPASAVKLAANRTTAGARRRRTRCRKCEACLRTECGECHFCKDMKKFGGPGRMKQSCIMRQCIAPVLPHTAVCLVCGEAGKEDTVEEEEGKFNLMLMECSICNEIIHPGCLKIKESEGVVNDELPNCWECPKCNHAGKTGKAYKQKRGPGFKYASNLPGSLLKEQKMNRDNKEGQEPAKRRSECEEAPRRRSDEHPKKVPPDGILRRKSDDVHLRRKRKYEKPQELSGRKRASTLQTSPGSSSHLSPRPPLGSSLSPWWRSSLTYFQQQLKPGKEDKLFRKKRRSWKNAEDRMALANKPLRRFKQEPEDDLPEVPPKTRESDHSRSSSPTAGPSTEGAEGPEEKKKVKMRRKRRLPNKELSKELSKELNQEIQKTESSLANENHQPIKSEPESENEEPKRPLGLCERPHRFSKGLNGTPRELRHQLGPGLRSPPRVISRPPPSVSPPKCIQMERHVIRPPPISPPPDSLPLDDGAAHVMHREVWMAVFSYLSHQDLCVCMRVCRTWNRWCCDKRLWTRIDLNHCKSITPLMLSGIIRRQPVSLDLSWTNISKKQLSWLINRLPGLRDLVLSGCSWIAVSALCSSSCPLLRTLDVQWVEGLKDAQMRDLLSPPTDNRPGQMDNRSKLRNIVELRLAGLDITDASLRLIIRHMPLLSKLHLSYCNHVTDQSINLLTAVGTTTRDSLTEINLSDCNKVTDQCLSFFKRCGNICHIDLRYCKQVTKEGCEQFIAEMSVSVQFGQVEEKLLQKLS